The genomic interval GTGCGGCTGGTGAAGACCAGTTCGCCATCAAGCTTGCCGATGCGCTCCCGGGTCTCCGCGCGCAGCAGGGTTCCGATGAACCTGTCCGCTTCGCGCGAGCGGGCCGCGACGCGGCCATTGCGGTCGACCACCGAAGCGATCCAGATCGACGGGAATTTCTGGCGCGCGAGCAGCTCCTGGAGGATGCCCACATGCAGGCCCAGCACCAGGTGATAGCGCAGTACGCCGTCCTGGCGCACGGGAACCTGCATGGTGAAATCGTAGCGCTTGAGCGGCGGCGCATAAAAGATATCGGATACCAGCGTGCGCTCGGCGCCGTAGCGCTGCATCAGCGCGGGCAGGTTCGACGGATCGCGTCCGGCCAGGGGCGCGCCGGGCGGGCGCAGGGTGTGCAGCATGAGCTTGCCCGTGCTGTCGTACAGGGCCACGACCGCATGCATGTTGTCGGCGGCGCGGCGGGCATGGTCGTAGAACTCGTCCAGGTCGCCCTCGGCCAGCGCCGGTGAGGCGGCAAGGGTGCGCAGGATGCCCTCCTGGTGCCGCATCTCGTTATCGACGAGTAAGGCAAAGGCCCGGCCTGTCTCGGCGATACCACGCTCCTGGTCCTTTTGTTGTTCAGTGTAGACATAGGCCACCGCCAGCGCGGCACCGATGAAAGACGGTACCAGGATGGCAAGGACCAGGATCAGCAGCCGGTTACGGAATCGCATCGCAGGTTATTCCCTCCAGTAACAAATCTTTTGCGAACAGCTGTCTCGCCCCATGCGCCCGGGCGGTGTCGAGCGCCACTGCACAGCCCAGCCACCCACGCCTTCCGACGGTCTCGCCAGGGCAATCTTGATGCCTTTGCCACGCTTGTTGTGTCTGTCGCACGACGCTTACCCGATCCGTTATTGATGTAGATAAGCATCTTCACCACACACAAAAATTTAGCTCTGGAATTGCCGATTCGGATATTGCCCTGAGCC from Massilia sp. Se16.2.3 carries:
- a CDS encoding cache domain-containing protein — encoded protein: MRFRNRLLILVLAILVPSFIGAALAVAYVYTEQQKDQERGIAETGRAFALLVDNEMRHQEGILRTLAASPALAEGDLDEFYDHARRAADNMHAVVALYDSTGKLMLHTLRPPGAPLAGRDPSNLPALMQRYGAERTLVSDIFYAPPLKRYDFTMQVPVRQDGVLRYHLVLGLHVGILQELLARQKFPSIWIASVVDRNGRVAARSREADRFIGTLLRAETRERIGKLDGELVFTSRTLEGIPVRAIVNSVPDIGWKVLISLPTAEIRRVPLEAAALLAAIMTVLLVMAVAAGSWFARRAVAPIEYRDAAPTASAMAKRSATAPTACPRSTTWPGAWPRRASRSAGRSANSSCACARRSMPPSRRRERCCAASGSNRWGPDGGHRPRIQQPAANP